The window CTTCTTCCTTTAGGTACCAGACAGGCGGCCACCGGTGCTTCTCAAAATACTCCTGGTTTTCTGGAGCAGAACAGTAGGGCCGTAGTtagagggcaggagaaggggagagaggagggctggggcGTGGAGGGTGTCCAAGGGATGCCCGCGGTGGCCCCCACACTACCATGGGGACTTGCAGCGGCCCCCATCCGGGTATCAGCCCTGCCTTCAGAGCCCCCGGTGCAGGTGCAGGGCTTCCTGAAGAAAGTCAATGCCAGCAGTGGGGCCGACAGCGTTGGGAAAAGGTCCTTCTACTATGCTGCACTTTAAAGGCAGAGGGCACACCCAGATGGGCTTCACATGCCCTGGCAATGAACTAGGCTGGGACGGAGCacgaggagggaggaaggcagcagGGTGCTGGGCATGGCACAGGTAGTTGGTGGAGCTGGGTTCTGAGGGAAGCATCGGGAAGGAGGGCTGCAGGAGTACAAAGAGGGTCAGCCTTTAAAGGAAAGTCTAGGCTGAGGGGTTCGGACTGATCCTGGAAGGCGTGAGGGGGCATGCAAGGTTTAGACCAGGGCAGTGATGTGGCTGGAGCTGTGCCCTACACAGAAAATGCCACAAGGGTGCAAAGGAGAGACCAAGGGTAGGAGGACGGGAGGGTGCAGGGACAGCCtggcagcagggaggagggcaccaCAGCATGGAGGGTGTCCAGTGGAGACCTGAAGAAATGGCTGGCAGGAACCTGGGGAGGCCAAAACATCTCTCCCCGGGGCTCGGGCAATTCCTTTCGGGTGCCAGGACTTTGAGACATTCATTAAGCAGAGGTAGGACCGCAGGGACCTCAGAGGATACCAGGACCTGTGTTATCCAAGCTGTGCCCTTTCTAAGTTGTGAAATCAACGTGGTGGGTCATGAgcagcatttaaaaacaatttgtataGTTTTTTATATGTGTACCAGTTCCCaacataaaatgcatttcttattgTGGAGTCTTGTCTGAAAAATAccaactctggaaaaaaaaaaatcaagtctgaaataccaaaataccaaaacaactaaaaaacacacaaaaaaacccaagtctGAAAAACACCAAAAGTCCAACACCCTCTTTGTACTCGTGAGAaatagaagcccagagaagttaagtgaatCGCTCAACATCCCCAGCTGCCCTGCCCTTTGCCTGGGCTTCCCTCTGCTTGGCTGGATACACCTTTGCAGGCTGCTCCCCACCCGCAAGGTCAAGTTCAGCCCAAGGATCTTTGGCAGCCGTCAGATGCCCTCGGGTCGAGTCAGAGATCTGGACCCAGGTTGAAGCCCCTTCAGCAGACGGGTGGAGCAAAGGTCCTGCGGGAGATGCTCACCTGGGGACATGGCCTTCATGTCTCGCGGGAACTTGCGGCACACGTTGTTGTAATTGGTGCAGATGTGGTGAAGACACCAGTCGGCCAACTGGTACGCACAGTGGAACTGGGGACAAATAGGAGAGCATCTATGCTGGAACCCCAGGGCAGGGTCTGCACAGACACCTAGTGCTGTCTTCAGAGCCACAGCTTTGGTGTAGACAGGCAATGGCCTTGCAGTTGTAAAGGGCCCATCTCGAGAGGCAAACCCACGCAAAAGTGTAAGAAAACATTTACTTTGCTCTTtggcaccaccaccaccatcacgtCACCTCTGTCCTGCCCCCAGCATCCAGGACATCCACAGCTGTGTGTGGTGCCTTCCTATCGTGTCCGTCCTCCTTAGATCCCACCCCAGAGATGGCCCCCTCCTCCCATCAGGGACCAAAGCAGTCTACACTAAGGTGTAGACACCCAGGCTTAGAGAGCTGACCTTCCCAGCTGCGTCTAAATGCCTCAGAGCCGCAACTCCAACTTCATCAACTAACTTCTGGTGGTAGAATTCCTACACTCAGAGGGCCGAAGTGGGAGATTTCACTTGTTTGTTTAGGGATGAGGAGGTGGACAGCTAATATTAGAGGAAGGGTCCTCAATGACCGAAGGCAGGCTGAAACCATGTCTACACGCGAGACTGGGCTTCCTTCCCCTGCCTTATGGTTGCATGATGCCTCAGTCCCTTCCCGCCATGGCCAGCCTCTCCTCTCGGCATGTCAGAGTATATCCTCTGGCAGGAAGGATGAGACGGGCTCTGCCAAATCAGGGAACCAAGTCTAAAAATGGGCTCCCTTCCTGCCCACCACCTCCCAGGCTTCCCCAGTCGCTGCCAATGAGCATACAGAGCCCAGAGTCAAGAATGTTGGAGAGATCCCTTCCCCAGCCGTCATACCTGAGCCAGTTCTAGGAACACAAGGACATCTCCATCAATGTCCACCATCATCTGAGTTGCTTCCATCAGCCCGGTCACTGTGTACTGCTCTGTGACACACACAGCCAGGAATTAGCCGAAGAACCACATGAGTGGATATGTACTCATTTATACCCTCCGGCAGGGACCCCACTGCAGGGCAAAGAGAGATGAGGCCAGGTGGAAGTCCCAACGGGCCGAGAAAGGCCATAGCCAATTTAAGTCTGCTCCCACCCGTGAGGAAATTGGGATTACAGCAAGACTTTCCCAGTGCAGTGGGGATGGGGAGTGAAGGTGGATGTCAGGATCATGTAAGAGAATTGTTCAAACTACGTATGTCGCACCCAGTAGTCTGATATATGTAGGGTAAAAGCCCCCAGTGGAACCAGCCGTTGATACGGACGGGAGACGGCAGTAAGTCTCAGAGTTCTCTCTTTTGCCAAGAACTACAAAGTAGAACTATGAATTAAACCTAAGTGTTCGTATTAATTTAGATTTGTGTACAAATTGTGTACTAACCTTACATTTTATGTTAACACATTTACATTGAAAAAGTAAACACTCTTAATCCTGAAGTTTAACTGTATCAGTATAGACTCATGaggtatctttaaaatatacttccCAGCTCAGTCCATGGAAAAAACCTAGAAACAAGAGCTCGAAATGATACATTGGTAATAGGCATCCCTCATGCACAGATTATAGTCTGGAAATACCATTTCCTATAAGAAGCAGActtcttagagaaatggctgattccaggtccAGGGCAGGAAATGTACAAAACGAACCTGGAACATCTTGTCATTCCACATAACCAGAAAGCTCACTCCGATGCCAACTTGAAGAGATCCCTGCTGGCAAAAGGTGCGGTGCAGTACTTTAGCGTTAATAAAGTAACTGCAATTATTTGAAACTGATCAAGTACATTCAAATCTAAAAGTTGGTAgtaatccttaaaaataaaaactaacaggGCACTCTCCAAAGGTGATGGGAACCAtatgtatcttgaaatctggtcAGTGAAGAGGAAACAGTCAAGCATACACCTGCCCCTCCTGTATGAAACCATACTACTCGGTAAACAAAAAGTAGGAGGGAAGCTTCTCTCCTTTTAGAAGGATTCCAACAGATAAAGAAGGAATGCCTGAATTGGAATATTACCATTTCACACCACCTAATAAATCAGCGGACCCATTGACACTCAGTGGCTGCTAACAtcgcaaaaagagagaaagcttcttgatgagaaacagaaatggggcacctggctggctcagtcagtggagcatgtgactcttgatcttggggttgtgagttcgaatgccacgttgggtgtagagattacttaaaaataaaatcttaacaaacaaacaaacaaaacaaaaacaacctatGAAGTAGttttagcaaaagaaaattgaatacgAATCTGATCTAGCCTCTAGAACCAATGACCAATCAGTGAAATCTAGATTTTCTAGAACATCAGTGGGCTTTTCCCAATAGATAAgttgcaagggggaaaaaaatcatggacAAGGAACCTTTAGATTAGAAGAAACTTAAAAGGCATATAAAAAATAAGACCATGCTATAGTGTTTAAGGGTGCACacttagaagataaaactatgaaGAGTAAGGCAGTGAGGCCATAAAAAATACCCTACAAAAGACTAATAGGTAAAGTGTTACTCCTGAGGAGGGAGAAGGACCTGGCACTCGGGTGGACAGGCAGGGGGCTTCTGCTGTGGCTGGCAAGGGCCTAGCTCCTGATATGGGTCATTTGAGTCTATAATAATTCATGAAGCTAAACATATAGTTCATGTATTTGTGTTATACTGAACAATAAGAAGTTTTAAGCTTGAATTAATAACTTCATAGAAAGCATACCTCATGAAACATAAAGCATCACCAACTGTACCACGCTCAACACTTGCTGCTAATCCGTGACAAGGTACATACACAACACATGCTTGTATGTTTTGTAGTGTTTATGGGCCATTTCCCAGGACGAGTCATTCAACGGTATTTTCTACAAGCCTTTCCATGTGACAGTGCAGTGTAATATTTTTGATGGCTCACTTGTTTCTGATTGCCCACCATGCTAAGGCAAACTTACAGAAATATCTTTATACATATTTTGCCTTTGGGTCATttctttggagacagtctttcaAAAAAGTTGAATTACTCGGTCCAAGAGTTCGGGAGCTGTCTGTGCTCTGTGAAGACCACACCTCTTTTCACAGGCAGTCCTGGTGGACTTACTGTTTCAGCTGTGATCTTTAGAAgcctctctcttgctccccaCCCTAAAGCCCTCTGTGTCTCCAACTAGGCTCCCAACTAAcattccaattcttttttttttttttttttaacgtttacttatcattgagagacagagagagacagaccatgagcaggggaggggcagagagagagggagacacagaatctgaagcaggctccaggctctgaactgtcggcacagagcccgatgtggggctcgaactcatgaaccgcgagatcatgacctgagccgaagtcggacgcttaaccgactgagccatccaggcgcccctaacattccAATTCTGATCGGcgacttcttccttcttcctacgACCAAGCCCCATCTTATTTATAACTAATTTCTCATCACGGTTTtgctgttttcctcatctgtaagtcCCAGTCTTCATCACCTGTACAGTGCCCCAGCAGCTCTAATGCTAGGTCCTTCCCTTAGTCTCAGCTCAATATCTTaggccctgctctctgccccctgaCCTGCCCAAGAACATGAACCCCGATATCAACACCAGCACAggcaccaacaccaacaccaacacagCACAAATGCCAGTTCCAACCTCAACGGGAGCCTTCTGCCTGCTTGCATCACTGGCCCCAGACCCCCTTCATCTGGACCATTCCTGTCCTGCAGCCCCTTGGCCCCCAACAGCCTGCTGCTCAGTGTCCCTGTTGCCTCAGGCCCTGCTCCACCCCGAGGACCTCTGCATTTGGCCTTTTCTAAAAGCTGAGCTCTCATGGTCTTTCAAGGAACTAGGCAGGTCaatgtttattgtctgtttctggaagaagaaccagaaagcgaaggtggaagagaaggaggaggaagagaagaaggaagagaagagaaaagaaagaaggcagaggaggaggagaaggacccAAGAAGGGATGGGGAGTGAGGAACTGCGTTCTATTCCTCTTGACTTGAGCTTGCCAGAGTGAGACCCAGCTGGGAGAACACCAGGTGCTGTCATCTGCCGGAGACAAGACGGTTGGGCCCAAAACCCTTCGCGGAGAGCCTACAATGTGACACCACCAAGCACGTCTCTCTCACTTCTTTACATCTGTGTCCTCTCCAAACCCCAAGACGCATCGACATATTTCACTGGGTGTAAACACATTCCCTGGGTGCTAGCAGCCTGTCCCTTGGGAGGAGACAGGCgagagaagaaataatgactTCTGGGGGTTTCCCTGGCTTCTCCCCCAGGGAGATCCTCGCGTACCTGTGAGGGCAACCAAGTGTGGCAGGCAGAGGCGGTTGGCCAAGATGATGAGCTTCATGTCGTCCAGGTCGGGACTGGAGGTGAACATGCCCGTGTAGAGGTATTCCAGCACTGCCCTCATGCAGCTCTTGCTCGTGTAAGGAAACACCACCTGCAgggggaaggaagacagagggCCTCAGTGAGGTCCAGCTTTTGGGAAGGAGGAACTCAGGTCTGAGAAACTCAAAAGGCCCTGGCCCACACAGGCCGGGCTCCCCCAGGCTGGCCAGCCATCCCGCCGCTGCCCCCGTGCCGACTCGGGAAACCCTCAAAGGCCTGCATCCCAGAGCAAAACCTTGCATGGAGcccatgtgctgacagcaccaGTGAGCAGGGCTCTGAAAGCTTTTAATGGGACCTAGATTCTCACTGGCATGCTTCCAAAGCCATGCTGGCTTGGAAGGTGTTTGAAGGAATCCTTCCTTTCACCTGAacccacaccccagcccctcctggcctTGCAGAGGGCAGTGCGAGAGGGATCGGCTTCTCTCTGGCTGCCTGAAGAGGCTGCTTTGGGCCTCTGGGATCTCTTCAGAGCAGTGCTGCAACAAAAACTGCTTTCTCATCAGGCACAAGTCTCCCCAGGCGGCGTGCGAATCATCTGGAGCTTTGAAGCTGCTTCTATGGTACCCAGAAGTGCGCAGGGCTGGCCGCCCCTGGGGCTCCGGGGAGCGCCTGGTCTCACACTCACAGAAACCAATCCCACTCACGCTTCAAGGTTCAGAGACCAACTCACATCTCAATCCCTCCACTTAGCCTTCCGGAAGGGCTTCCTTCccagaaatgttaagaaattcCTATTCTGTGTCACAGGACACTATGCTGTGTTAGTCCTAGTGCAGTCTTTCGCTCAAGTGTTTGGTGAGCTCTACTGAGGGACCAgtgtggatggggggtggggtggggtggggacgaTTTGGTGCAAGTGCAAGACCCGGTCCCCACACTTGAAAGAAATCCCAGACCAGTCGAGAAAACTGTGTGGATACTCCGAACCTCGTGCGGTTGCAAAAACTTGTACCTTGTTAACTGCGAGGCTGAGTGATGGACAATTAACGGTACAGGAGcttaaagaaaatagagaaggggcgcctgggtggctgagtcggttatgcgtccaactttggctcaggtcatgatctcaccgtttgtgagttcgaggcccacatgggctctctgctgtcaagaaggagcctgcttcagtttctctgtccccctctctctctgcccctcccctgctctctcacacgcgtgctctctccctcttctctctcaaaaataaaaaaataacccttaaaaaaaaataatggattcaTTTTAGGACACACAGAACTTTTTCCAGTTGGTTCACATGTGTTAGGGAGAAAGCAAAATACAATGTATAGAGCCAAGGAATTGGAAGTCTCGAAGTCCGAACCTCTCCTTTCTACTTACGTAACTTTGTACCAGATGCTGAACTCCTCAAGGGCCTCACTTTCCCTATAAAGTGGGAACACTATGCCATATGTGTGAGGTGATACAGGAGATAATGTATCAAAAGTGCCTTCTAAACCATAGAGAGAAGATGTTACTATAATTCCCTAATATATCGTAAAATCCTTGGCTATGGGAACCATCTCATCATAAACGTCTCTGGAGTTGGTCACTCAGCGGTTAGCAAGCACACAGTCGGTGCCGAAGAAAGTACCAATAAATAGCAGCTGCCTCAGGTGCGAAGTGTGTAGGTCtggctctccctcccacccagtcCCATCCTGGCCTTACCTCCCTGGTGGAACTCTCCACAAATGGCCCCCCAAACATGGCAGCCATCCAGTCACAGCTGGAAATCAACAGGGGCTTATGGGCGCTGATGGTGCCATCATCCAGGATGAAAGTCACATCTGTCCAGGAGGAGAAGAGGCATCACGTGAGGATGTGGTGAAGGAATGTGGGACAACCAACCCCAAAGACTGCCACCGTGCCCAGACAACCCACTTCCTTCCGAAGCCACAGCTGTGGAGAGCTACGTGAGCAAGGTCTCAGGCTTGGGGGACTAGGCTTCAGGAGCAGAGCCACCACATCTCCAGGACATCAGCAGCTGAGATGAATGACTCAGAATGCTAATCAGACCAACCTGGACTCTTGAGAAGGCAAACTGAAGGGAACTTCCCTGCCTTCTGGCAGTCAGTTCCTAAGCACAATCCGTACCTGAGAAGGTGCCCTTTGCCAAGCACTCCTTAACCCGGTTGGTCCGACGGACATGGAAGGCCTTagtgatctcttggttcatgaagGCCTCATTGTTGAGAATGTTGGCCACCATCATGCGCAAATCAAAGACCTCAAGCAGTTCAGCAATGTGGGCGATGTGCATGAGGTCCCGCTCGTTCTCATCCAGCTCCCCGGTGTACAGGTACTTGAGAACAGCCCGGAAGGGCCCCGGCTGGATGGAGTTGTCCATTTTTACCACCACCATCAGCCGGGATTTGTAGGTCAGAGGATCTTCAGCCATCTCTTCCTGGATGCTCACAAAAGCTCGGCTCCAGGAAGACAGTACTCGACCCCTCCCTGGCAGATACCCTGTTCCGTTGCCCCGCAAGATCCCATCGCTGGTTGAGGCGCGGAGCCCAGCAGGACCCGAGCCCCCGCCCTCCTCCACGCTCTCGCATACGTCAAAGCTGGCCGCCCGAAGCAAGAAGTCCCggccatggtggtggtggtggtgatggtggtagtggtgatCAGGGTGACCCCGGTGGTCCTCTGGGCGGGGGCCCCCTGGCCCCGAGGGGCCCCCCAGCTCCCCCTCACTCAGGTCCATGAGGAACAGGTCGTAGAacttggaggaggaggtggagaggtaGATCTTGTGGGCAAAGATGCGCACCCGCTCCTGCAGCACCAGTATGACATCCGCGCACAGCGGGTCCTCCAGGAGGTGGGCGGGGCACTCCTCGCTGCTGGAGGGGGGATCTGGCACCACGATGATGGGGGGAGGCGGCTTGGGAGGCAAGAAGGGCGCCTGCAGCAGAGGCCGCTGCACATTGCGGAGGTGGGATTTCCAGAACTGCAGGTGCCGGCGGGAGATGAGTGCGGCGCGGATGGCGTTGTCAAAGACGTCCTTGATGCCGAACTGGGCCACCACGCTGGTCTCGTAGTAGGGGATGCCCAGCTCCTTGGCTACCTCCCGACCCTTCTCTGGGGGAAGGATCTCATTGGGCTTGATGGGCCTGGGAGGTTCAAGAAGGAAAACTAAACATGttggtgggggaagagaggaggggcggggcagggagaggcagctCTCCAGAGCCTGCCTGTTCTCCAGGGGGCTGGAGATTCTCTGCTTAagatctgtctctgccccactcctgccctTTCCTCCACTGTCTAGTCAAATCTTACTAGTCCTTCAAGTCCCCTTCCAATCCCCTCTTCTTGCAGAAAGACTTCCGTATTTCTGCCAGAGCCCCCGTCCCACCCGCTGCCAGAAACTTCTGGCAATGAGCATGCAATGTTCCACATTGGTTTTTAACATGTTCAAACATCGAGTTCATCTCTCGGCATGATCATAAGCCCTTTTCATGCAAAGACTACCTCTTTTTCACCGTCTCTCCCATAGTGCTTAGCCCAGTATTACCCACACAAGGTAtaagagatgaatgaataaatgaatggatggatgaatgaatgaataaatgaatgggaaCTCTTTCTGGCCCCCTATATGGCTTGCTTCAAACGGAGGGTAAGGTGTGAGGCTGAGTGGATTCCATCAGAGCTGAACAGGGAGCCATGGAGATgcaccccctccctctgtcttcctcctccccctccctgggcGTCCACACCCCTCACCTAGCCAAGGGTCGCCTGGCCCTATTGACGGCCTCCAGGTCAGCATAGCGCAGGTCCAGCTGGCAGCCCACCAAGATGACAGGTGCTCGGGGGCAGAAGTGCTTGATTTCTGGGTACCACATGGTCTTGACATGGTGGAGGGAATTGGGGTTGGCAATGGAGAAGCACAGAACCACCACATCGGATCTGGGGGCGGCAGAGTGAGGTTATGGGCAGAGAAAGCTAGTGGTAGGTTACCTGCTCCTGGGAAAAGGGAGAACACACATACCCACCCCACCGCTATGCTACAGTCCCACATCTGTCATGTGTCTGCTCACATGACTTTACACAGAATGCATGATGACAGCACTTCTAATTTAGCATTTTAGAGCTTTCAAAAACCCTCGTTTTGACCTCACAGCTATCTTACAGTTTAGAAATTACCATTTCACAAACCATGGCTGAGAAAATCATTTAGAACAGTTCCCCTAATTGCTCATAGTCACAGAGCTGATAGGTAGCAGGGCTCAGAGTCTAACCTGGCCTCCTGACTCCAAACCCAGCTCCTTCCACCACCCCGGACTGCCTCCCCTATGAGGGTTTGCCATGATgttttctctgctccctcctcccaggttAAATTTCACAGTGTTGCTCCCTCCTTGGGAAAGCAGAGAAAACCTACCCACTTGGCTTCCTGCAGGCAACCAGAGGCCTTACCTACCTCCCATAAGCAAAGCGGCGGTCTTTGTGGTGGTCTCCAAAGGTGTCCCAGAGGCGGAGGGAGACGCTGACATCATCTACCACATCTCTGGAGCGTTCCAGCACCTGTGGGGTGGGCCAGGGGAGAGGAGTCGGAATCGAGGGCAATAGTTCTAGGGGCGCCCACAATCAGCTCAGGCTGGTGCCAACTCAAACCTGAGGGTCCCAGATAgcatgggggtggagggacagagctAATACCTCTGTCTGTGTGTCCTGCCCAGCACTATATCCAGGGCCACCTCTGCAGACTCAATGGCAAGAGCAGCCTCTAAGCCGGCCAGCCGGGAAGGGACTCTAAGAGGGCCGACCGTCATGGTGTGGAAGGGAGCTCAGGGGCCTGCCCCGTTCCCAGCTTTACCCGCAAATAACAAGCCTCTGATTTTGGTCTTGGCCGacagcttctctcttcctctctgccctcagctCTCCAACGCCTCCCTCCCCTCAGTGCTCCCCATTACTGGGGGCTGTGATTATACAAGATGCTGCGTCCCAGGCAAAGCTTGGGTCTTAGGCACCAGCCCGGCCACGCAAACCCCAGATGGTTAAGGATCCCTTCGCTGGGGTGGGCTCACCTCAGACCTTTCTCCAGGGGCTCCTTCCTCTTCAGCTGCCTCCACCCCATCCCCGGGGGCCTCCGTGAGCTGAGCACAGGCCCGGCCGAGTTTGGAGACACTGAGCCATGGTTTGGGAAGAAGCCCAGATACGCAGGGTGGGACCCCCAGCCAAGTGGCCTTGCAGCCTTACCTCCTGGCACACCCGATACTGGTCGATGGCCCAAACCGTGGGCACATGGGTGGCAAGCAGCTGGTACTGGGTGAGCGTGGCATTGCAGGCCCGGGCACAGATGAGCCTGGTCTTGCCTACCGCGTTGTCTCCCACCACAACGCACTTGATGGTCTCTACGTTTGGCCTTTCATAATCCATGTCAGAATCCATTAATTGGGACCTGAGGAACAGGAGCATAGTGGTCAAGGTGGCTCCACACACCAGCCCCCTGAGGGCCAGGGCCAGCGGCTCTCCTCAGCCGGGACCGGCCCCTCTGCCAGCAtttgagcagagagggagagaaaggagcaggCAGCCATCTGGGCAATAGTTCTGTGGGGCCTAAGAAACGGGGGGCCCATTCAGGCCGAGAGGAGTGGTTCCACCACATGAACCACTGGTCTGCCTCCTGTTGCCACCATCCTCCCGCTGGGCTCCTGGCTGGGGGAGGCCTGTGAGAGAACCCTAGGCAGAACCTGCCTCGGGCCTGTCCCCACTCTCCCAGGAAGAGGAGAGTCCGCCTGGGAAGCGCACTCATCATCCGCTCTCCTCCTCTAGGCAGCAGAACAACAAACAGCTGAGAGAAGCAGAGTCAGGGCCAggtccccaccccttcccagcaTGCCTGAGGGTAGGGCCACTTTAAAATTTAATGGACTTGTCAAAGATGGGTGGCAGCTCTCCTGGCCTCCACTTttgcctgtctccctccctggtgGTAGATTTTCAAACCCTGGCTTGTCTGTGGCTCCCCTTCAACGCTAGTCCTCAGCCTCTTTCAGGGAGATGCCAGAGTTTTTCTTCCCAGTCCCTCTGGGTTGGAGAGGCTCCTGGATGCACCTGGGCAGCCCgtgggcctcccctcccctcctctgggcctgtcatgttgcctggatggctcgcgCGGCTGCAGGCTCAGTTTTGAGATGGCAGAGGGGATAAACATGGGCCTGTGACTGTATACTCCATGGTCAGGGGGCCTGGCCACCCGTACTCAGGTGTGCCCTGTAAGCACCTGTAGGCAGcctcagggagagggagatacgCCCCCTTCCACACTCCCCATTCCTAGGGAGGAGGGCTCCCAGGCTGGAAGCCCCCAGACAGCTGGCGCTCCTGGAAGGGTGCTCGCTCAGTTGGCTGCATGGGTGATGGGACTGCTGGGAGACGCAGAGGACCAGAGACTTGGACCGGAATGTCCAAGCAAATGCTTGCCTCGGTTTCCTTCTGTGTtgggcacagagggagggctTATCCACCCACAGAGAGGGATGGCTC is drawn from Panthera leo isolate Ple1 chromosome B1, P.leo_Ple1_pat1.1, whole genome shotgun sequence and contains these coding sequences:
- the RHOBTB2 gene encoding rho-related BTB domain-containing protein 2 isoform X1, whose translation is MATQRQGQYKLWKTSLDSMSQLMDSDMDYERPNVETIKCVVVGDNAVGKTRLICARACNATLTQYQLLATHVPTVWAIDQYRVCQEVLERSRDVVDDVSVSLRLWDTFGDHHKDRRFAYGRSDVVVLCFSIANPNSLHHVKTMWYPEIKHFCPRAPVILVGCQLDLRYADLEAVNRARRPLARPIKPNEILPPEKGREVAKELGIPYYETSVVAQFGIKDVFDNAIRAALISRRHLQFWKSHLRNVQRPLLQAPFLPPKPPPPIIVVPDPPSSSEECPAHLLEDPLCADVILVLQERVRIFAHKIYLSTSSSKFYDLFLMDLSEGELGGPSGPGGPRPEDHRGHPDHHYHHHHHHHHGRDFLLRAASFDVCESVEEGGGSGPAGLRASTSDGILRGNGTGYLPGRGRVLSSWSRAFVSIQEEMAEDPLTYKSRLMVVVKMDNSIQPGPFRAVLKYLYTGELDENERDLMHIAHIAELLEVFDLRMMVANILNNEAFMNQEITKAFHVRRTNRVKECLAKGTFSDVTFILDDGTISAHKPLLISSCDWMAAMFGGPFVESSTREVVFPYTSKSCMRAVLEYLYTGMFTSSPDLDDMKLIILANRLCLPHLVALTEQYTVTGLMEATQMMVDIDGDVLVFLELAQFHCAYQLADWCLHHICTNYNNVCRKFPRDMKAMSPENQEYFEKHRWPPVWYLKEEDHYQRARKEREKEDYLHLKRQPKRRWLFWNSPSSPSSSAASSSSPSSSSAVV
- the RHOBTB2 gene encoding rho-related BTB domain-containing protein 2 isoform X2 — its product is MDSDMDYERPNVETIKCVVVGDNAVGKTRLICARACNATLTQYQLLATHVPTVWAIDQYRVCQEVLERSRDVVDDVSVSLRLWDTFGDHHKDRRFAYGRSDVVVLCFSIANPNSLHHVKTMWYPEIKHFCPRAPVILVGCQLDLRYADLEAVNRARRPLARPIKPNEILPPEKGREVAKELGIPYYETSVVAQFGIKDVFDNAIRAALISRRHLQFWKSHLRNVQRPLLQAPFLPPKPPPPIIVVPDPPSSSEECPAHLLEDPLCADVILVLQERVRIFAHKIYLSTSSSKFYDLFLMDLSEGELGGPSGPGGPRPEDHRGHPDHHYHHHHHHHHGRDFLLRAASFDVCESVEEGGGSGPAGLRASTSDGILRGNGTGYLPGRGRVLSSWSRAFVSIQEEMAEDPLTYKSRLMVVVKMDNSIQPGPFRAVLKYLYTGELDENERDLMHIAHIAELLEVFDLRMMVANILNNEAFMNQEITKAFHVRRTNRVKECLAKGTFSDVTFILDDGTISAHKPLLISSCDWMAAMFGGPFVESSTREVVFPYTSKSCMRAVLEYLYTGMFTSSPDLDDMKLIILANRLCLPHLVALTEQYTVTGLMEATQMMVDIDGDVLVFLELAQFHCAYQLADWCLHHICTNYNNVCRKFPRDMKAMSPENQEYFEKHRWPPVWYLKEEDHYQRARKEREKEDYLHLKRQPKRRWLFWNSPSSPSSSAASSSSPSSSSAVV